Proteins from a genomic interval of Onychostoma macrolepis isolate SWU-2019 chromosome 17, ASM1243209v1, whole genome shotgun sequence:
- the spint1a gene encoding kunitz-type protease inhibitor 1a, producing MTPARFWFFWATVVLHICLHVALSEAQDEERCKDKFSLGKEDFVLDVDESVKDGATFLGSPQVSRSEDCVLACCNDPNCNLALIEHGGDTKSMCFVFNCLYKQKKVCRFVRKKGFSNYVLISVFKDYLEQKNSDVEDKHPTAVAGQDRVVQPKEDVILNGIESKDDKKIVKYEWEMVSGDPSAVMTKGPFEDSVTVSNLSPGMYKFRLMVTDDADQTASAEVSVLVLTPEQSLHHCLVPKKEGPCRGSFPRWHYNAATEKCEKFKFGGCKPNRNNYLALNECQNACDKVSAFAKPPSGRFGPVHDHREQCDAACGPDHFSCTNKCCIERELECDGEPQCSDGSDEAECSRLDSKFRRLLDIPVDKSRVHCVEPPVTGSCRASFTNWYYNPYEGRCNRFNYGGCDGNENRFDTEEKCMSSCTGVSETDVFARRAQFQKQESKNETASIVIAIILGLAIIILLVVIACCLLKGKKKRRNTHQVVAINGGHVHAYEDSEKLVYNSTTKPV from the exons ATGACTCCGGCTCGGTTCTGGTTCTTCTGGGCCACAGTGGTTCTTCACATCTGTCTCCATGTGGCTCTATCAGAGGCTCAGGATGAAGAGAGATGCAAGGATAAGTTCAGTCTTGGCAAAGAGGATTTTGTGTTGGATGTAGATGAATCTGTGAAGGACGGGGCCACGTTCCTGGGTTCTCCTCAAGTGTCTCGGTCTGAAGACTGTGTTCTGGCCTGCTGTAATGATCCAAACTGCAATCTGGCTCTGATTGAACATGGAGGAGATACCAAAAGCATGTGCTTTGTCTTCAACTGCCTGTACAAACAGAAGAAAGTCTGTCGCTTTGTGAGGAAGAAGGGCTTCAGCAACTACGTCCTGATatctgtttttaaagattaccTTGAGCAAAAAAATTCAG ACGTGGAGGACAAACATCCAACCGCAGTGGCCGGGCAGGACAGAGTCGTTCAACCCAAAGAAGATGTGATTCTGAACGGTATTGAGAGCAAAGACGATAAAAAGATAGTAAAATATGAGTGGGAAATGGTGTCTGGAGACCCATCAGCAGTTATGACG aaagGGCCGTTTGAGGATTCAGTGACGGTCTCCAATCTTTCTCCTGGGATGTATAAGTTCAGACTCATGGTCACAGATGACGCTGATCAGACAGCATCGGCCGAGGTGTCTGTTTTGGTCCTGACACCAGAACAATCACTCC ATCACTGTCTGGTGCCGAAGAAGGAGGGTCCGTGTCGAGGCTCTTTTCCTCGCTGGCACTACAACGCCGCCACAGAGAAATGTGAGAAGTTCAAGTTTGGAGGCTGCAAACCAAACCGCAACAACTACCTGGCGCTCAACGAATGTCAGAACGCTTGCGACAAAGTTTCAG CTTTTGCGAAGCCACCGTCTGGAAGATTTGGTCCGGTCCACGATCATC gtgAGCAGTGTGACGCGGCTTGCGGTCCAGATCACTTCTcgtgtacaaataaatgctgcatcGAGAGAGAGTTGGAGTGTGACGGGGAACCGCAGTGCAGCGACGGCTCGGACGAGGCTGAATGCTCCAGAC TGGACAGTAAGTTCCGTCGATTGCTGGATATTCCTGTGGACAAAAGCAGAG TTCACTGCGTGGAGCCGCCGGTAACGGGATCCTGTCGTGCAAGTTTTACCAACTGGTACTACAATCCGTATGAAGGCCGCTGTAACCGCTTCAACTACGGCGGCTGTGATGGGAATGAAAACCGCTTTGACACGGAGGAGAAGTGCATGTCCTCCTGCACTGGAGTGTCTG aGACTGACGTGTTTGCCAGACGAGCTCAGTTTCAAAAGCAAGAAAGCAAGAACGAAACAG CTTCCATCGTGATCGCTATCATCCTGGGCTTAGCCATCATCATCCTGCTGGTTGTTATCGCATGTTGCCTCCTGAAGGGAAAGAAGAAGCGCAGAAACACACATCAGGTTGTGGCCATTAACGGCGGTCATGTTCACGCCTACGAGGATTCAGAGAAACTCGTCTACAACAGCACAACCAAACCCGTTTGA